The Pseudomonas graminis region GGGCACCATCGCGCTGTCGGGGATGATCATGCGTAACTCGGTGATTCTGGTCGACCAGATCGAGCAGGACATCGCGGCGGGTCTGGACCGCTGGCAGGCGATCATCGAAGCGACGGTGCGGCGCTTCCGGCCTATCGTGCTCACCGCGCTGGCGGCGGTGCTGGCGATGATTCCGCTGTCACGCAGCGTGTTTTTCGGGCCCATGGCCGTCGCCATCATGGGCGGCCTGATCGTCGCTACCGCACTCACCCTGCTGTTTTTGCCCGCACTGTATGCGGCGTGGTTCAGGGTGAAAAAGGATGAGCGGGTCGAGGTTTGATCGCTTAACCCGCCACGGCGCGTCTCATAACGCGCCGAACACCTTCTTCGCCAGACCGGTCGCCGCCGCTGCCGGGTTGGCGCGGATGGTTTCCTCCTGTTTGGCGATCATCTCGAACAATCCGTTCAACGCCTTCTCGGTGACGTAGCCTTCAATGTTTGAGCTCTTCGCGTCCAGCACGCCCAGGGTCGCGGCCTGTCCGGCGAAGGCGTTGTATTTCTGCGCCAGGCCGACTTTGTCAGTGGCCTGTTTGATGATGGGCAGGAATTTGGCGCGGATCTGTTCGCGGCTGGAGGTGCTCAGGTACTGGGTGGCGGAGTCCTTGCCGCCGCCGAGGATGGCCTTGGCGTCCGACACGCTCATCTTTTTCACGGCGTCGACCAGCAACGTCTGCGCCTGGGGCATTGCTGCTTCCGCCGCCTGGTTCATGCTG contains the following coding sequences:
- a CDS encoding DUF4197 domain-containing protein, which encodes MLRRSLSFTGVCAGLLLSARAFALSLNDLSQSDATGGLKDALTQSAQVAVKQLGVPGGFSNNKDVRIELPGNLGKVAKKMKQFGMGAQVDQLENSMNQAAEAAMPQAQTLLVDAVKKMSVSDAKAILGGGKDSATQYLSTSSREQIRAKFLPIIKQATDKVGLAQKYNAFAGQAATLGVLDAKSSNIEGYVTEKALNGLFEMIAKQEETIRANPAAAATGLAKKVFGAL